Sequence from the Exiguobacterium aurantiacum genome:
AGAAACCGACTGCCAAGATGACGATGGCTGCAATAACCATTGGCAAGTAGGCGAAGATCGCTGTAGCAAGCGAAGCCATGAAGTCGAGGTTCGCGACTTGAAGAGCTTCCGACACGAACAACAAGATGATGATGATTTGAACGATTGTTCCGATCACTTGCGCGATCGATGTCGATGACGACGAGCGGCCACCGAGACCCATCTTGCTAGCAAGCGAATTGACGCCTAGGTTTTCAAGGAGTGAAACGACGACACCCTTCAACCACTTGGCAATGAACACACCGGCGAGAATCAAGACGATGGCTACGATAATGTTTGGAATCATCGCCAAGACGTCGTTGAGCATCGAGATGGCCGGATCCGAGATCCCGCGAATATCAAGTGCTTCAAGCGCTGAAATCGTGACTGGGATCATAATCAAGATGAAGACGATCGTTCCGACCGCTTTCGCAAGACTAGAGCCTTTCACATAGTCAGCCAAGTGAAGTTTTTCGGCAAAGCGGTTAAGACCTGCCGCTTCCAAGAACTTCGTCAAAATATCACGCACGATTTTCGCAACGATGTATCCGATCGCAAAGATGAGTGCCGCAGCGACGAGTTTCGGAATGAAGGCAAGGAAACTGTTCAACAAGTCTTCAAACGGTCCACTGATGCCTTGCAAACCAAGCGCATCAAGTACAGCCGGAAGAGCTAGCAATAGGACAAGATAGAAGACGATATTAGCGACAGTGTCGACCCATTTCGTCTGATTGACGCTTGTCGACTCTTGGCCTGTCTTCTCCATCAACTTATTCAAGTTGAGACGATGACCTGCCATTTGAATGGCCTTTTTCAAGAGTGTGGCGATAATCCAAGCGACGAGCAGGATGAGACCCGCTTTGATGACGCCTGTGATCAAGCCAGAGAAACCGGCATAGATTTGGCTGAACGGTTGTGTAATCGCAGGCACGTTCATAAATTCAAAGATGATTAAGAATGCGAGCAGCAATACACCAAAGAAGACGACTTTACCGATGATTCGCTCAGGCGTCCACCGTTTCTCTTCTTTGCTCGGTTTTCCAGGTTCACCTTCTTGTTTAACACCGACACGATCGTCAAGGCGTGCTTTGCGAAGCGCTTTGCGCGTCACGTTTTCAAGAACTTTCGCCAAAATGAATCCGACGACTAAAATGACCAATGCGAGCAAAAGCTCAGGTAGCCATGACATGAACGTGTTGAAGTTGTACGTAGTATCGTTCATTTACATCTTCCTCCTATCTCTTTTTGAAATGATTTCATTTATTTGACTCTTTGTATAAATACCAACATTTTCATCTGCCTAAACCTTGCCATTTTCTATTTCCCTATAGTGGATTCATTGGAAAACAATTTTTTCAGTAAGCATTCTTAAAGAAAGAAGGCGTGTCTTTCTAAGTCAAATGTGATACGAATTAAAAGAAGAAGTCTTTTGGAGGAGGAAGGAAGATGAACATCGCCCTGATTGCCCATGACAAAAAGAAAGATGATTTGATCGTACTCGTAAAAGCGTACGCTCACGTCTTGGAAAAACACCATCTGTTCGCCACCGGTACGACCGGTAAGCGCATTGCCGAGGCCACAGGACTGCCCGTCCATTGTTTTCAGTCGGGTCCGCTCGGCGGGGACCAAGAAATCGGAGCAGCTGTTGCCAGGGGCGAGATGGACATGATTATTTTCTTCCGTGACCCGTTGACGGCCCAGCCGCACGAGCCCGATGTGAGCGCTCTGATGCGCCTCTGTGATGTCTATTCCATCCCATTGGCCACCAATATGGGCGGAAGTGAGATTCTCATCCGCAGTATCGAGCAAGGTGATTTTGAATCGCTGACCTTGACTCATAATGACAACCCGCCTGTATGAATAACTTATTAAGAAGAAGAGAGGAATTTTTCTGAAACCACACGTATCGAACGACCCGGTCGTTCAACAGTTTTACGATCAAGTCCGCACACATCTAAACGATTTATTAGATGACAAGCAGAAAGCCGACCGCTTGCTTGAAAGTTTAGCCGGCTATATTCAACAGGCCGAAAAGAATGGGCAGTCCCTTGAAGGACTCACAAAACAACGTCCGCACGATTATGCTAAGTTTTTAATTGAACAACCGACGACAAATGAGGAATACCAACGTCGCTATCATATGATGATCGAGGCGACCGATGAGTTGAAACCTCATGAGAAAATGCAGGCCAACCGTGAGTTCGATTGGGCGATCGAGCGGCTCAACGAAGTTCAAGTCAAGCTCCAAGATGTCGAGATGCGCGATGTCTCCTTTTTGGCCTATACGAAAATCGAGGCGATCAAATCATCGCGTCGCGTCTGGAATCAGTTCGGTTGGCTGCTTGGTATGATTTTGGCGTTCGCCTACGCGAATTTATTGCTCGTGATGGATGATGTGTTCAGCTTGCGCCTCTTCACGGCACCCGCCACGTCTTATCCGCTCGACTACTTCGCGTTTGTGCTACCGGTGTTATTAACTGGTGCCGTGTTTGGCTTATTGACGCGATTCCGACACCATTTTCAAACGTTAGGACGACGGATTTTATTCGCACTGCTCATCATAGCCGTTTACATCGGTTTCGTTTTATTGACCCAGCCCATCTTGTTCGCACTCGGATGGTCGTTCTTGATTCAATTGACACCCGTGTATGCGCTCATCCTTCTCGGAATCAGTGGATTCATGGCCATGTGGACGTTGGTCGAGTTCGTCTGGAAGAACACGCGATGCCATCTCGGAAATGAAACGTTGATGATTTATTATTGATCACGCCATTCTCGCCTTGAGATGGCGTTTTTTGTTTGAACCTTTGCTAGAACGGAAATTACTAATAGCGTGACGTCGATTTAAAAAATAAACGATTACGAAGGAGGCACAACATGTCTGATCGAAAAATCATTGGGTTGTTCCATAACGAGCAAGAAGTCATGGATAAGGTGAACGAACTCAAACAATCTGGGGAAGCAGAGAAGAACATGCACGTCGTAGCCAAGCGGGACGGGGAAATTTCTGCCTTGCGCTACCATACCGATGTGAACGCCGAATCGGGGATTCGTGATGTCAACTGGTTGGACCGTGTGAAAGCGTTCCTTCACGGCAGTGACCGCATTCGCGATGAATTGCGGAACATGGGGCTCAGTGATGCGGAGGCTGAAGAATATTATTCGTCGATCGACGACGGCAAATTACTGCTTTACGTCGATAAACACTCTTACGAACGCTATCCGAACATGTATAAAAAAGATAGCGAGCTCGACCACGATAAAGGCGAAGAAGCGGATGGTATCGCCTTCGATGCGAAGCCGTTCAATGATCATGACGAAGAACCACAAGGCACGAAAGACGATCCCATCGTCCGTGGACACTCTGGCTTAGAAGACCATCGTCGATTATAAGGAGGAAGCTAGGATGAGTGAAAAACGATTCATCAGCATGTACGACACACAAGACGCGGCACTCGGGAAAGTCGAGGAGTTGCGTGCGAAAGGCTACAAAGATTCAGATATTTATGTCGTCGCGAAACACGAGGACAGCGTCTCAATTTTGCGTCGTCAGACGGACGTCCATACTGAAGCGTCGCACCAAACCGGTTGGTTCGATAAGGTTCGTTCTTTCTTGAGCGGACACGAGGACGTCCACGCCGGTCTCCGTAATATGGGCTTGAGCGAAGACGAAGTGAAACGTCATTATAGCGATGTCGAAGCCGGAAAGATTTTAATCTATGTAGATGAAGACTTCGAACGTCGTCACAACGAAGGATTGACGGTCGATTCGACTCCTTATACTGACTCACGACACGATACAAGCCACCAAGGCCACCATACGGCTGACGGTCTTGAAATTGATTCAGAGCCATATAATGAGCCAAAACGTTCCACACATGACACGGGCCGGTCCGATCGCACATCGTCAGACGGCTTAGAGATCGATTCGGAGCCCTATAATGACCCGAAACATCGTGACACGAACCGGGAAGACCGTCATACGTCCGACGGTGTAGAAATCGATTCGAAACCGTTCAATGAATCGGTTGCCGACAATCCGAACCGGGCCGTCGACCCTGAGCAGGACAAATTGGATAAAAAATCAGAGTTGACTGACCGTGAGAACAAGTTGCGCGGACTCGATGACCGCGCACTCCGAAACGATTATGAAGATCCAGACAATATCCGCCGTTTCTAATCAAGACAAAGACCTGACCGCACACGGTCAGGTCCTTTTTTACGTCAATCGATTTTTCGGTTCTTCCCCTTCGAGCACGTTCACGATGGCATCTCGATTGAGCGCCATCATCGCAAGCCGGGTCTTGATCGAGGCACTGCCGATATGCGGCAATGTCGTCACGTTCGGGAGCGTCAAGAGCGGGTGGTCCATCGCTACCGGTTCTTTGGCGAACACATCGAGTCCCGCCGCCCAAATCCGCCGTTCCTTCAGCGCTTCATAGAGCGCCTTCTCATCGATAATTTCACCGCGGGCGACATTGATGAAGACGGCTGTCTCTTTCATTTTCGCGAACTCATCCGCCCCTAACATCCCACGCGTCTCTTCGGTGAGCGGGGCGAGGACGACGACGAAATCCGACTGTTCGAGCAACTCGTCGAGTTCCGCGTAGACGAAGCCGTACATCGATTCAGATTCATGGCGACGGGTCCGGTTGTGGTATAACACATCCATATCGAAGCCGCGGGCCCGCCGTGCGACCGCCTCCCCGATTCGGCCCATGCCGATGATGCCGAGTTTGGCCCGGTATAAATCCATCCCGACATAGCCCATCGGTGTCCACGACTTCCATTCCCCGGCCCGTAAATCACGTTCTGCTTCTCCGAGCCGGCGTGCCGTCATCATCATCAGCCCGAACGCGAGGTCGGCCGTCGTCTCCGTCAACACGTCTGGCGTGTTCGTCACGATGATGCCCCGTTCCTTGGCCGCTTCAATATCAATATTGTTATAGCCGACCGCCAAGTTCGAGATGACCTCAAGTTGCGGAGCCTGTTCGATGACTTCCCGATCGATCGTATCACTGAGCATCGTCCAGAGCGCATGTGCCGACGATGCCTCTTTCAACAAGACGTCCCGCGGGACGCTCTTCGCCTCTTCCTCCCACATCTGGACCTCATACTTGTCCCGTAGCGGTGCCACCGCTTCTTCTGGTAAACGTCTCGTAATGTAAATACGTTTCTTCATGTTGATTCCCCCTTTATTTTGTCTCGACTAGTGTATCAAAACGGGCAGATTAAGATTTCTTTTTTGTCACTGGATTTTGTTCCATGAACTGCTCGAATAGCGAGCCGAAGTCGCTGTTGAGCAGTTGCTCGATCGTCTTCGATGAGTCCATCGCGTTTCGGTACGCGACTTCATTGATGGCGAGTCCGATTGCCCACGTGATGCCTGACGCGACGGTCGCATTGATGACGCTCGCGGCGGCGTTCGCTCCCGGGAAGAACTTCATGACATTCAGTAAGATCGTCTTTGAGAGTGCCCGTCCGATTTGTGGGATGATCGTGCTCCCAATCAGCGTCTTCAACATATCGTCATTCGCTTTCACGCCCCAATAGCGGAACAAGTGGACGCTCATCGTCACTTGAATCGGGGTGAGCGCGATCGCATCGGCGAACGGGAGCGGGACCGCGGCGGCCGTTCCGGCACTGGCGACATAACCCGAGATGATTCGATTCGCTTTCTTCCGCTTCAGCTTGAGCATCGCCTCGCTCTCAGCGTGGATCTCCATGAGCAGTCCTTCTTGAAGTGATTGATCGAGTTGTTCGACGGACCAGGTGACGAGACGCTCCCAATCGAGATGGGCTCGGAGTTCTGGATCGTTCAACAGCTCTTCGGCGACACTGACTTGGAACACGGCCTGTTCCGGGACGACGTCCGCCAACTCATTTCGAAGCGCCGTGAGTTCCTCCATATCGACTTGGTCAATTTGCGTCAACAGAACAGCGACCGACGTCGCTTCATTCAGCTGTTTGATGAGTGCCCGGTCGAGCGGCGTGACCCGTTTCATCGAGGCGTTGATGGCGTACCAAACGAGATGCATCTGTTCGGCCGCTCCTTTCGTTTGGGCCCGCTCGACGAAACCGATGACTTCATCGGCATATGCTTGTTGCCGGGCACTCCCGATCTCATACCCTTCGCTGTCATATAGGACGATCGCGATGTCATCACTCATGAACTGATGAATCCCGCGCGTCACCGGCTCACCGGCGGCGACTTTTGTTAAATCACGCCCGAACACATGATTGACGACGGAGCTCTTGCCCGACCCGGTCGCTCCCGCAATCAAGATGTTCGGTTTCTTGACTTTCCCGCGCAACCGGTCGAGTTCTTCTTTCAAATCGTACGTATCTAAATTGAATGGGACTTTTTTATCCATGTCTGTTCCTCCTCATTGATTGAGCGTTCGACCGAGCCGATGCATCTCTTCCTCGAACCCACGTCGCACGTCCAACTCGATTGTCTGTTTGACCAACTCGTATTGCTGATCGACGGCTTTTTTGATGCCACGCTCCGCCGTCCGCCGCTTGAACGCCCAATAGATGAAATGGACACCCGGGATCATCCCGAGCACCATTTTGCGGACCGTACGGTTGAAGGAATAATCAAAACCGAGCTCGACCCGGCGTGTCTTGAAGACGAGATCCGACGGGGCGCCGACGAGCGGATAGCGCTCCATCAGTTGAATGTAGTGGCGGACGCCTTGAGCCATCGCGGCCTCCGTCGTCTCGGCTGCCTCCTCGAGCGTTCGTTCCAAATCTTTTTCGATTTGGCGGGCTTTCCAGCTGATCATCACTTGCGGGGTGATCATGCGAATCGTCTCAGCGGAGCGGTAACTCCGGGTGCGCCAGGCCTCCAACTCGGTCAACAAGTGGCGCGTCAAGTTGAGGGGTAATTTTCGTTCGACGTCTCGCCATAGATTGGTCCGGTTCCGCTTCCAGACGTCATCGTATCCGATGCGGGGGACAACTTGTCCGCCGAGCAGCTTCTTCTCGACACTGTTGACGCGAATCATGGCATCTCGCGGGATTCCGAGTTCGCGTATGAGGACTGCTTCCATCGCCTCCGCCTTCTCGACGTTCATCGCACTATCCGGGTTATAGTTCGTCAAGATGATTGTGACGTTGCTCCGCTTCGCATAGAGCGGTTTTAAAATGGCTTCTAACTCGTACGCCTCGACGCGTCCCGAGTTGATGGACAGTAAGTAATAGATCGTATGGAACCAGTCGGCGATATCGAGCGCGCCCTCCCGTTTGTTGACGATCGACAGCACCGCTTCATGCCATTCGTCGGATCGGTCCGCCTCGAGCCCCCATGTATCGAAGAAACGGAACAAGATGCCTCGCTCGAGGTCATAATATTCATATTCGTGCAGCCCTTCGGCTGTCACCGGACTGCCGGCACGTGACTCGGCGACGTCACGCCCGTAAATATAATTTAAAAAAGCGCTCTTCCCGACCCCGGTCTTCCCCGCGATCAAGATGTTCGAGACAAGCCCCGTGTTGTCCATATGGTTCCCCCTGCATTCGTTATATAATAACCATTATACTAAACGGACACATTTGAAACGTCCGCCGGAAGGATGAGACCGATGTTACATCATGTCGAACTATACGTTTCTGATTTGAACAAGAGCCTCACAGCTTGGGACTGGCTCCTCACTGAGCTCGGTTATACGGTGTATCAACAATGGGATGAAGGAAGGAGTTACCGTTTCGGCGATACGTATCTCGTCTTCGTCCAAACCGAGGCCAATCACCTCGAGCCGCCGTACCATCGGAAAAGGACCGGATTGAACCACCTCGCCTTCCACGCCGAGTCGATTGAGCAACTCATAGGTTTCCGTGAAAACCTGACACAGCACGGATTTACAGAACTGTATGCCGACCGGTTCCCTTATGCCGGCGGTCCGAACTATATCGCCCTTTATTTCGAAGACCCCGACCGAATGAAAGTTGAACTCGTGGCAACGATGTGAACAGTTGAAACGGCTTCCAAAAAAGTTTGTGAAAACAATTGCAAACTTTTTATAGACCTCCTAGACTTAAGTTGTCTAAAGGAGGCCGTGTTCAAATGGAAAAACAAGCTGTCGAGTATATGGAAGAAGCCGCCTATAAAAAAGCGACGCTGTTGCGTCATGCGTTCGGTCACTACGCACTCCGCTCCATCGTCGCCGGTTTTCTGATCGGAATTGGGGTCGTCTTTGCCTTCTCCGTCGGGAACATGTTCATTGATGTGCCAGGAACAATGCTGTTCGCGGGGATGAGTTTCTCAGTCGCCCTCGTCTTCATTGTTTGGACGGGCGGAGAGCTGTTCACGAGCAATACGATGTATCTGTACACGGGCGCGAAACGCGGACGTGTCGACTGGCGCGATTTAACGGCCGTATGGGGCATCAGCTGGTTCGGTAATTTGGTCGGTGCGCTCCTTCTCGTCGGGCTCGTCATTGGTGCCCATAGCATGGGCGATGTCAGTGCCGACCATCTGTTATCGGTCGTCGCCGCCAAAAAGATGGGTGGCGAGGCGTTCGCGATTTTCTTGAAAGGAATTTTGTGCAACATCCTCGTCTGCATCGCTATCTTCATGCCGTTGAAGACGAAAAATGACGTTGCCAAGATCATGCTCACGATGCTCCCGGTCGTCGTCTTTTTCGCCGCCGGCTTTGAGCACTCGATTGCCAATATGGGCATCTTCGGGCTCGCGCTCTATTACGCCCCATCTGAGGCGATCAACCTCGGACTCGCGTTGAACAACCTCGTGTTTGCGACACTCGGCAACATTGTCGGAGGCGCCTTGTTCGTCGCTGGGACGTACGTCCATTTGAACGCCAAGCCTACCGAAACAAAAGTCGAATCGATTCGTCAGAACGCATAAAAAGACAGGGGCCCCGATGAGCAGGGCCCCTGTTGTTGCTTGATTGAATGAAATTAAGCTTTAGATGAATCGGCAGCAGCCACTTGGACTGTACGTTCTGCAACCTCGTCCTCTTCGACATCCCAGCACTCCGTGTTCTCGATACCGAGTTTGCGGGCCGAGAAGCGCGGGTTGAGGCCTTGGGCACGCTGTTCTTCGTAGTCACGGAGGACTTTGAAGGCAACTCCGCCAAGAAGCGTGATGGCTGCCAAGTTGATGAGTGTCATACCTGCCATGAACAAGTCAGCGAGGCTCCAGACGAAACCGAGGCTTGCGACTGCGCCGATGAAGACGAAGCCCATTGTGAGTAATCGGAAACCGAAGACAGCTGTTTTGCTCTTCTTGATGAACTCGATGTTCGTTTCACCGTAGTAGTAACTACCAACGATTGAGCTGAAGGCGAACAAGAGAACACTGATGGCGATAAAGGCAGGTGCCCACGATCCAATTTGTTCAGCTAATGCATTTTGGAGAAGCGCAATTCCTTCGCCGTTACCTGCGGCGTAGCTGTCTGAGAGAAGAACGATCGCAGCCGTTGCCGTACAAACGATCAACGTGTCCAAAAAGACTCCGAGTGTCTGCATGAAACCTTGTTTCGCCGGGTGCGACACTTCTGCCGTTGCCGCGGCGTTTGGTGCCGAACCCATACCAGCTTCGTTCGAGAAGAGACCGCGACGTACACCCATCATGATCGCCGCTCCGACCGATCCGCCGAACGCTTGCTCGAGACCGAACGCGCTTTGGAAGATCATCCCGATGACAGCCGGCATTTCTGTGATGTTCACGACCACGACGTAAAGAGCGACAATCAAGTAAAGAACAGCCATGATTGGAACGACGATGGCCGAGAAGTTGGCGACACGTTGTACCCCACCGAAGATGACAAGTCCTGTCAAGACGACGAGGATGACGCCACCGACTGCGGCTTCGAGACCGAATGCGTTATCAAACGCCGCCGCGATCGTGTTCGATTGAACCGAGTTGAAGATAAGACCGAATGTGAAGGCAATCAATACCGCAAAGACGATGCCGAGGACACGGTTGTTCAAACCTTTTTCAATGTAGTAAGCTGGACCACCGCGGTAAGCGACGTCATCTTTTACTTTATACACTTGAGCGAGCGTGCTCTCAATCATCGCGGTCGCTCCACCGAGAAGTGCGACGATCCACATCCAGAAGACCGCACCCGGTCCACCGAGCGTGATAGCGACTGTGACACCGGCCAAGTTACCTGTACCGATTCGCGTCGCCGCTCCAATGAAGAACGACTTCGCCGAGCTGATGCTCTTACTGTCTGTGGCATCTGATTTTTCGGTGACGACACGGAACATCTCTTTTAAGTAACGGAACTGCATAAACCTTGTTTTGACTGTGAAGTAAATCCCTGCTCCGACGAGTGCGACGATCAACACGTACGTCCATAAAATGTTGTTTAAAAAGTCGACGCTTCCTTGCAGTAAGTTTTGTACGGCTTCCATGAATAAGTTCCTCCCTGTTGTGTGAATCTAAAGTTGTTCAGATTTTTATAATGTCTTGTTTTGAATTATACAAAGATTCTGACAATTATCAATAATTTTTTTATGGGTCAGTTCACACTTATTTCATATGTTATATAACAAATAATGAGTTATAGCTTTATTTAAAGCGCTTACAAAGTTATTTGAAAGAAATAATAAATCTTTATTTCCCTTCTCATTTTTGATGTCTACATTCAAATTGTTTCAAACTATTCGCTTTATGAATAGGTTCCATTGTGAAAGTTATGAAAATTCCTCATTCCGTTTGAATTATTTCCCTGTTCCCTGAATGAACCGAGATTTACCGGGTAATATCTAACTATAGGTGCGCGCCTTCTCTAACACCACGTTCAGTCATCACGAGGAAAGAAGGGAATGAGATGAAGAAGCATCGAAAATGGTGGTCACTCTTGTTCGTGCTCATGTTCGTGCTGTCGCTCTTGCCAATGAAAGGAGTCGTTGCGGAAGAAAGTAGTCAACAATGGTGTGTGTCGACGACGTCGAGTACAACGATTTACGCGGGGCAGGACAACCCGATTGGTACGGTCGACTTTGAGTTTGTAAACGGCGATCTGAAAATCGTCATCGATTTGAATAGCGGGGTCGTCTTGCAAGATGTATCGGAGAATATCAAGATTGATTTCCGTTTATTGAGCGAGTCGCTTGCACGCGGAAATCCCGGTGCATATGAATTCAAGACCAAATCACTTGTCGACCCGACACAGCTGTTCATCTCGTACGATGCGCTCGCCGGTTACCTTGGAGTCCCTGTATCGACACTCTTGTCGGACGGTTTCCAATTCAACGTCTTCCTTCACTTGGACACAGTGGTGAATGGCGCTGACGAAACCGCCTATCCGGGTGACGATCCGGGTCTCAACCCATGGGTCCGTTACGTCACGTTGACAGTGGAAGAATGTACGCCACCACCGCCACCAATAGACGACTATGATGTGTATACAATCGGCTTCTGGAAAAACACATTCAACTTCGACAAAGTGACGTTCTCGTATGGAACAGTCATTACAATCAACGGCCAAACCTACAGCGTGATTGACGACCGTGAAGCACTCGCCCTGCTCATGGATCCTGCGAAAAAAGGAATGACCGAAGAGAAACGATTGATCATGCAACTGACTGGTGCAAAAATCAACGTCTTGTTAAACGGTGCTGATGTGCTCGATCTCGAGCTAGTCTATGCCATAGACAATAGCGAAGTCGGGTTGACCGTCGGTGAGATGCTTGCCGGTGCAGACGCAGCACTTGCGAGCCAGAACATCGAACACAGATGAAGTATTATCAACAATTGCTTGACCACTTCAACAATGGCTATTTCATCGGTACGTCACATGATTGAACGGGTATGGACGAAGAAAAAAGCAGTCGCTCACTGAGCGGCTGCTTTTTAGATGCCCGTCCGTTTCTTCTGGTTGTTCGGCTTCTTCGTCAACTGGTTCGTCAACGGTTTCTGCTTCGTCCCACGAAGTCCTGTCGGCACTTTCGTATCGTTCTGTTTCTTCTCGGCGAGCTTTTGCTTCATCGCCTCTTGAAAACTTAATTTCTTTTCACTCATGTCATTCACCTCCAGCTTCGATCACTTTCACCCGACCGACCTGTCCATCGCTTAAGCGTACTTTAATGCCGTGCGGGTGACGCGGCGAGTTCGTCAAAATGTCTTTGACGACGCCTGACGTCAACTTCCCACTCCGCTGATCTTGTTTTAGGACAATCTGGACGTGGAGCCCTGGGCGAATGTCCGCGCGTTTCGTGCCATCCATACCCGACACCCCTTTCCGTATAGTCAACCTCTATCATATGCTCTTTTCCCGCGTTTGTCACAATCTATTCGACAATCCCTATCTGGGCAAGCGCCGGCATCACGTAGCTTTGATTGGTTCGAAACGCTCGAACGGCCCTGTCGCGGACGAGCCGTACCTCGACCTGTCCCCGTTTGAAAGTAAGTGTCAATAAGGCGTTCCCTATCTCGCTGACAAGTTCTGCTCTCCCATCTAATCGGGTGTAGGCTTCCGTGAGCGCGCGAACGAACCTGACGTAATCTGCAACGTGCACGCCTTCCCTATGGCCGAACAAATCGACTGTCAACGTATTACGGTCAGCACCCACGATGGTGAAGCGGTGTGTCTCGATTTCGTTGCCGATTTCAAAGTGATGCATCGAACCCCTCCTAACAAAAACACTCTCCGAATCAGAGAGTGTCAATTCGTGTCTTTTCGTGCTTCCGGGTATTTTTTCTTTAAGTCATCCTGCGTCGTCAATTTCGAGAGCGGGACGCCGGTTCGATAAGCGGCCCGGGATACCATCAGTGCTGCGAGCGGAGCCGTCAAGAAGACGAAGAGGATTGTCAGCAAAATCTTGCCGGAGAACATCCCTTCTACGAATAAGAAGTAGAGAAACGTACCAACCATGACGGTGATGACACCGAGTGTGGCACTCTTCGTCGCCGAATGGGTCCGTCCATAGACGTCCGGGAAGCGGATGAAACCGATTCCGCCGACCAAGCTGAGAAAACCACCGATGAGACAAAGAATCGCAACAATCCATTCAATCGCGGTCAAAGATATCCCCCCTCTCCACGAATTTTGACAGTGCAATCGTTCCAATGAACGCTAAAATCCCGATGACGAGGATGACCTCGGCATAAGCAATCGTCTCTTGAAGAATCATCAAAATCCCGATGACGCCAATCAACGTGATTCCAATCGCATCGAGCGCGACAATCCGGTCTGGCATCGTCGGCCCTTTCACGGTCCGGATGAACGAGATGACGAGCGAGATGGACATGAAGAACAAGGCAATCATGAGCAACACTTTAAACATTAGTGCGTCACCTCCATAATTGCTTTTTCGAACGAATCGTGAATCTCTCGAATCATCTGTTCCTTATCTGGCACATGAATCGAATGGACGAAAATCGACTTCTTATCTTCCGAAAAATCCATCGATAGCGTCCCTGGCGTCAAGCTGATGAGCGACGCTAAAAGCGTCAATTCCCAATCCGACTTGAGCTGCGTCGGCACTTCGATGATGCCGGGCTCAATGTCGAGTTTCGGACTGAGCAACACTTTCACGACATCGATGTTCGACATAATCAATTCTTTGATGAACAACGCAATCAACTTGAACGCAGCGAAGACCCGGCGCATATAGAAATCGAAATGAAGGAAGCGGCGCAATACGAACA
This genomic interval carries:
- a CDS encoding Na(+)/H(+) antiporter subunit F1; the encoded protein is MFKVLLMIALFFMSISLVISFIRTVKGPTMPDRIVALDAIGITLIGVIGILMILQETIAYAEVILVIGILAFIGTIALSKFVERGDIFDRD
- the mnhG gene encoding monovalent cation/H(+) antiporter subunit G, with product MTAIEWIVAILCLIGGFLSLVGGIGFIRFPDVYGRTHSATKSATLGVITVMVGTFLYFLFVEGMFSGKILLTILFVFLTAPLAALMVSRAAYRTGVPLSKLTTQDDLKKKYPEARKDTN
- a CDS encoding GTPase, producing MDNTGLVSNILIAGKTGVGKSAFLNYIYGRDVAESRAGSPVTAEGLHEYEYYDLERGILFRFFDTWGLEADRSDEWHEAVLSIVNKREGALDIADWFHTIYYLLSINSGRVEAYELEAILKPLYAKRSNVTIILTNYNPDSAMNVEKAEAMEAVLIRELGIPRDAMIRVNSVEKKLLGGQVVPRIGYDDVWKRNRTNLWRDVERKLPLNLTRHLLTELEAWRTRSYRSAETIRMITPQVMISWKARQIEKDLERTLEEAAETTEAAMAQGVRHYIQLMERYPLVGAPSDLVFKTRRVELGFDYSFNRTVRKMVLGMIPGVHFIYWAFKRRTAERGIKKAVDQQYELVKQTIELDVRRGFEEEMHRLGRTLNQ
- a CDS encoding YwbE family protein, which gives rise to MDGTKRADIRPGLHVQIVLKQDQRSGKLTSGVVKDILTNSPRHPHGIKVRLSDGQVGRVKVIEAGGE
- a CDS encoding formate/nitrite transporter family protein encodes the protein MEKQAVEYMEEAAYKKATLLRHAFGHYALRSIVAGFLIGIGVVFAFSVGNMFIDVPGTMLFAGMSFSVALVFIVWTGGELFTSNTMYLYTGAKRGRVDWRDLTAVWGISWFGNLVGALLLVGLVIGAHSMGDVSADHLLSVVAAKKMGGEAFAIFLKGILCNILVCIAIFMPLKTKNDVAKIMLTMLPVVVFFAAGFEHSIANMGIFGLALYYAPSEAINLGLALNNLVFATLGNIVGGALFVAGTYVHLNAKPTETKVESIRQNA
- a CDS encoding alanine/glycine:cation symporter family protein — its product is MEAVQNLLQGSVDFLNNILWTYVLIVALVGAGIYFTVKTRFMQFRYLKEMFRVVTEKSDATDSKSISSAKSFFIGAATRIGTGNLAGVTVAITLGGPGAVFWMWIVALLGGATAMIESTLAQVYKVKDDVAYRGGPAYYIEKGLNNRVLGIVFAVLIAFTFGLIFNSVQSNTIAAAFDNAFGLEAAVGGVILVVLTGLVIFGGVQRVANFSAIVVPIMAVLYLIVALYVVVVNITEMPAVIGMIFQSAFGLEQAFGGSVGAAIMMGVRRGLFSNEAGMGSAPNAAATAEVSHPAKQGFMQTLGVFLDTLIVCTATAAIVLLSDSYAAGNGEGIALLQNALAEQIGSWAPAFIAISVLLFAFSSIVGSYYYGETNIEFIKKSKTAVFGFRLLTMGFVFIGAVASLGFVWSLADLFMAGMTLINLAAITLLGGVAFKVLRDYEEQRAQGLNPRFSARKLGIENTECWDVEEDEVAERTVQVAAADSSKA
- a CDS encoding VOC family protein: MLHHVELYVSDLNKSLTAWDWLLTELGYTVYQQWDEGRSYRFGDTYLVFVQTEANHLEPPYHRKRTGLNHLAFHAESIEQLIGFRENLTQHGFTELYADRFPYAGGPNYIALYFEDPDRMKVELVATM
- a CDS encoding Na+/H+ antiporter subunit E, with amino-acid sequence MTFQIVLNTVIAIMWAVLWNSYTGVDFLLGYIVGIFILFVLRRFLHFDFYMRRVFAAFKLIALFIKELIMSNIDVVKVLLSPKLDIEPGIIEVPTQLKSDWELTLLASLISLTPGTLSMDFSEDKKSIFVHSIHVPDKEQMIREIHDSFEKAIMEVTH